One Myxococcus xanthus genomic window carries:
- a CDS encoding non-ribosomal peptide synthetase, with amino-acid sequence MTRSTPQVGLSLGAASSFLLHEQVAEQARRTPDAIAIWSEEGEVSYGELEARANRLAHHLRRLGVGPESIVGLHVPRSIDMVVCVLGIWKAAGAYLPLDPEYPAERLRLSLADARADVLVTSGAVDAWWEWGGHRVVDLRRDAARIASEPDSPSDNGLTAEHLAYVIYTSGSTGSPKGVMVTHRAVANHLRWRQATYPLGAADAFLQKASLSFDISVWEIFAPLIAGARLVLARPGGQRDGGYLAGLIARQGVSIAHFGPTLLRLVLDAPELERCTSLRHVFCGGEVVPVSLCERLLARVPARLHHQYGPTEATIDASCWDCVPGETRSYVPMGAPVANTRLHVLDARGHLAAPGEVGELLIGGVGLARGYLRRPDLTAAAFVPDPFSEEPGARLYRTGDLVRRMPDGTLQFLGRRDHQVKVRGYRVELGEIEAALLGHPGLREAVVVVRGEGEDEHRLVAYVVPARNAVEPLELTALRAFLERSLPDYMVPAVFIPLDGLPLTPTGKVDRGALPEPSEFNRLVPSGLHEAPRGALEERLSRLWGEVLRVALPGRHAHFLELGGDSILAVRIAARLREAGYRCRPSQLFSHPTIAELAGGLRAALQELPDGGKASAVPEDEWPSSAASEPYPLTPMQEGMLFHTLLAPGSRVYHEQLEFELRGPLVPELIERAWCEVGARHPGLRMRFQWEGLSAPRQVEARELPPIEWWDWRSQESLAFEERRERFLAEDRARGFALTDAPPVRLSVVQLEDGRYWAVWSLHHLVFDGWSAALVLGELFATYAALRAGTRRELPPARPYRDFVRWIRSRDFSAEAPFWREALGPGVSPTPLFADRRPTRRVPEPDAALRLRLNAGRTARLKALAVRHRITLNTLLAGAWAVLLGRYSGQREVTFGLAVSGRSIELDGVEGIAGLLLNTLAVRVEVPSQATADGWLHTLQARLTELLAHEQTPLADVQRWCAGKPGEALFESLLVFENYPAEAACWSPPGAGLVVERRFGAARAPYALTLTARPGEALELWASYERDRFSDEVIHRLLRHLEQSLWALAEGSSKVLASLELLPADELSALLARGRGPRVALPDEAELPALFEAQAARTPETVAAMFHDERVTYRELDARANQLAHMLRGHGVGPEVRVGLCLPRSLELLVAVLGVLKTGGAYVPLDPDYPAERTAYVMADAGVAVLLTQSSVRGRLPAGQVRSILFDEVRAELAALPSTPPPRPVLSTRLAYVLYTSGSTGRPKGVMVTHQNVLNFLQSMRREPGLRPEDVVLALTSLSFDIAGLELFLPLAVGARVVIAPQAWQRDGALLAAGLTRCGASVLQATPATWQMLLQAGLPAGLGLRAFCGGEAMSRPLARALGEVAGSVWNLYGPTETTIWSAVERLQDEEADPSLGHAIDNTELYVLDTGGRPVPVGVAGELFIGGEGVARGYLGQPALTAERFVPDPFSARLGARLYRTGDLVRWREGGGLEFLGRIDHQVKVRGHRIELAEIETTLAGHPAVEQAVVVARVHAAEDVRLVAYFIPRTGQDGRNVQALRQWLSERLPGPMVPTVFVPLACFPLTPNGKVDRRALPAPDWGAAPRGAGAFVPPRSATERAVAELWRELLGGSAVSGVFDSFFTVGGHSLLAVRFAMRARTTFRVELSLQALLEQPTIAGMAAVIDAALERSPVPRGEAEVDPMADAVLPPGLEPRGTLPARPRPPRHLLLTGATGFVGAFLLKELLDRLPARIHCLIRAAGREEAGARLERKLRAYGLWEERFRERIEPVPGDLAEPGLGLSSAQLEALAGRVDAIYHCGAVVSFLYPYREMRAPNVQATQALLELACRGRPKVFHHVSTLSVFPPHLRQGGGLLAEDDAIEGATGFRTGYAQSKWVAERLVAQARSRGMQVAIYRLGNVTGHSQTGVWNTTDFVTRSLKSFIQLGSMPVLDGTLDLLPVDFVAKAIVHLSREPQSFGRTFHLSHPLPVSAGLLRGWLETLGYSLRSLSQTEWLDELRRETERRDHNALFALAPLIGAREAPGGAGPLQLFSSWGRVDHRNTRAGLEGSGIECPRVDESLFRTYFKYFVESGFLRAPGAQAPAHAGRGFTA; translated from the coding sequence ATGACGAGGTCGACACCACAGGTGGGACTCTCTCTTGGGGCCGCTTCATCCTTCCTGCTGCATGAGCAGGTCGCGGAGCAGGCTCGGCGCACGCCGGACGCCATCGCAATCTGGTCCGAAGAGGGGGAGGTGTCCTATGGGGAGTTGGAGGCTCGTGCCAACCGGCTCGCCCACCACCTGAGGCGGCTCGGGGTGGGGCCCGAGTCCATCGTGGGGCTGCACGTCCCGCGCTCCATCGACATGGTGGTCTGTGTGCTTGGGATCTGGAAGGCGGCGGGTGCCTATCTTCCGCTCGATCCGGAGTACCCCGCCGAGCGCCTGCGGCTCTCCCTGGCTGACGCGCGCGCGGACGTGCTGGTGACCTCCGGCGCCGTGGACGCGTGGTGGGAGTGGGGCGGCCATCGTGTCGTCGATCTCCGGCGGGATGCGGCCCGGATCGCTTCCGAGCCCGATTCCCCGTCCGACAACGGACTCACCGCCGAGCACCTGGCCTACGTCATCTACACGTCGGGCTCTACCGGGAGCCCGAAGGGCGTGATGGTGACGCACCGGGCGGTGGCCAACCACTTGCGCTGGCGTCAGGCGACGTACCCTCTTGGCGCGGCAGACGCGTTCCTGCAAAAGGCCTCGCTGAGCTTTGACATCTCGGTCTGGGAGATCTTCGCGCCGTTGATCGCTGGCGCGCGTCTGGTGCTGGCCCGGCCGGGTGGGCAGCGAGATGGAGGCTACCTGGCCGGCCTGATCGCGCGGCAGGGCGTGTCCATCGCGCACTTCGGCCCCACGCTGCTTCGGCTGGTGCTGGATGCGCCGGAGCTGGAGCGCTGCACCTCGCTGCGGCACGTCTTCTGTGGTGGCGAGGTGGTCCCGGTCTCCTTGTGTGAGCGGTTGCTGGCGCGGGTGCCGGCGCGGCTTCACCACCAATATGGGCCGACCGAGGCGACCATCGATGCCTCCTGCTGGGACTGTGTCCCGGGGGAGACGCGCTCCTATGTCCCGATGGGAGCGCCGGTGGCGAATACGCGGCTCCATGTCCTGGACGCGCGCGGTCACCTCGCCGCGCCGGGTGAGGTGGGAGAACTCCTCATCGGGGGCGTGGGGCTGGCGCGGGGGTACCTCCGGCGCCCGGACCTCACCGCCGCTGCCTTCGTCCCGGATCCGTTCAGCGAGGAGCCGGGCGCGCGGCTGTATCGCACGGGAGATCTCGTCCGACGGATGCCGGATGGGACGCTCCAGTTCCTTGGCCGCCGCGATCATCAGGTCAAGGTGCGTGGCTACCGTGTCGAGTTGGGCGAGATCGAGGCGGCCCTCTTGGGCCACCCCGGGCTCCGCGAGGCGGTGGTGGTGGTCCGTGGCGAAGGGGAGGACGAGCACAGACTGGTGGCCTATGTTGTCCCGGCGCGGAATGCCGTGGAGCCGCTCGAACTCACGGCGCTTCGGGCGTTCCTGGAGCGGTCCTTGCCGGATTACATGGTTCCGGCGGTCTTCATCCCGTTGGACGGACTGCCGCTCACCCCGACAGGCAAGGTGGACCGCGGCGCGCTGCCCGAGCCATCGGAGTTCAACCGCCTCGTGCCATCGGGCCTTCATGAGGCGCCGCGAGGTGCGCTGGAGGAAAGGTTGTCTCGGCTCTGGGGAGAGGTGCTGCGCGTCGCGCTCCCGGGGCGCCACGCGCACTTCCTGGAGCTGGGGGGAGACTCCATCCTCGCTGTCCGGATCGCTGCCCGTCTCCGCGAGGCGGGTTACCGGTGCCGCCCCTCCCAGCTCTTCAGCCATCCCACCATCGCGGAACTGGCCGGGGGGCTGCGCGCGGCCTTGCAGGAACTCCCGGACGGAGGGAAAGCCTCCGCTGTCCCGGAGGACGAGTGGCCCTCTTCTGCCGCGTCAGAGCCGTATCCGCTCACGCCCATGCAGGAGGGAATGCTGTTCCACACGCTGCTCGCGCCCGGTTCGCGCGTGTACCACGAGCAACTGGAGTTCGAACTTCGCGGTCCGCTCGTTCCGGAGCTCATCGAGCGCGCCTGGTGCGAGGTGGGCGCCCGTCATCCGGGGCTGCGGATGCGCTTCCAGTGGGAGGGGCTCTCCGCTCCACGCCAGGTCGAGGCGCGGGAGTTGCCGCCGATCGAGTGGTGGGACTGGCGCTCGCAGGAGTCGCTCGCGTTCGAGGAACGGCGCGAGCGTTTTCTCGCCGAGGATCGAGCGCGCGGTTTCGCGCTCACGGATGCGCCGCCGGTGCGCCTGTCGGTGGTCCAGTTGGAGGACGGGCGGTATTGGGCCGTCTGGAGCCTGCACCACCTCGTCTTTGATGGCTGGAGCGCGGCGCTCGTTCTGGGCGAACTCTTCGCCACGTACGCGGCGCTCCGGGCTGGGACCCGTCGTGAGCTGCCCCCGGCCCGACCGTACCGGGATTTCGTGCGCTGGATTCGCTCGCGCGACTTCTCCGCGGAGGCTCCGTTCTGGAGGGAAGCGCTGGGTCCTGGCGTCTCTCCAACGCCATTGTTTGCGGACCGCCGGCCCACCCGCCGCGTGCCGGAGCCGGACGCGGCGCTGCGGCTGCGGCTCAACGCCGGACGGACCGCCCGGCTCAAGGCCCTGGCGGTGCGTCACCGCATCACGCTGAACACGCTTCTGGCGGGAGCGTGGGCCGTGCTCCTGGGTCGCTACAGTGGCCAGCGCGAGGTCACGTTTGGGCTGGCGGTGTCCGGGCGTTCCATCGAACTGGACGGAGTGGAAGGCATTGCCGGGTTGCTGCTCAACACGTTGGCCGTGCGGGTGGAGGTGCCCTCCCAGGCCACTGCCGACGGCTGGCTGCACACGCTCCAGGCTCGGCTCACCGAGCTCCTTGCGCACGAGCAGACACCCCTGGCCGATGTCCAGCGGTGGTGCGCTGGCAAGCCCGGTGAGGCGCTCTTCGAGAGCCTGCTCGTCTTCGAGAACTACCCCGCGGAGGCGGCGTGCTGGAGCCCGCCGGGGGCCGGACTCGTTGTCGAGCGCCGCTTCGGCGCGGCGCGTGCTCCTTATGCGCTCACGCTCACCGCGCGTCCGGGCGAGGCGCTCGAACTCTGGGCCTCCTACGAGCGTGACCGGTTCAGCGACGAGGTGATCCACCGGTTGTTGCGGCACCTGGAGCAGTCACTCTGGGCGCTGGCGGAGGGAAGCTCCAAGGTGTTGGCGTCGCTGGAGTTGCTGCCGGCGGACGAACTGTCGGCGCTGCTGGCGCGAGGCCGAGGACCACGGGTGGCACTACCGGACGAGGCCGAGCTCCCCGCCCTGTTCGAAGCCCAAGCCGCGCGCACCCCGGAGACGGTCGCGGCGATGTTCCACGATGAGCGGGTGACGTACCGCGAACTGGACGCGCGCGCGAACCAGCTTGCCCACATGCTGCGAGGCCATGGCGTCGGTCCAGAGGTGCGGGTGGGGCTCTGCCTCCCGCGCTCGTTGGAGCTGCTGGTCGCGGTGCTGGGGGTGCTCAAAACGGGCGGGGCTTATGTCCCGTTGGATCCAGACTACCCGGCCGAGCGGACGGCCTACGTGATGGCGGACGCGGGCGTGGCCGTGCTGTTGACGCAGTCCTCGGTGCGCGGCCGGCTTCCCGCGGGGCAGGTGCGGTCAATCCTGTTCGATGAGGTGCGCGCCGAACTGGCCGCGTTGCCCTCCACGCCGCCGCCGCGGCCGGTGCTCTCCACCCGGTTGGCATACGTCCTCTACACCTCCGGCTCCACCGGGCGTCCCAAGGGCGTGATGGTGACGCACCAGAACGTGCTCAACTTCCTCCAGTCGATGCGGCGCGAGCCGGGGCTGCGGCCGGAGGACGTGGTGCTCGCGCTGACCTCACTCTCCTTCGACATCGCGGGGCTGGAGCTCTTTCTGCCGCTGGCGGTGGGGGCCCGCGTGGTGATTGCGCCACAGGCGTGGCAACGCGATGGGGCACTGCTGGCCGCGGGGTTGACTCGGTGCGGCGCGAGCGTGTTGCAGGCCACCCCCGCCACCTGGCAGATGCTGTTGCAGGCCGGGCTCCCGGCGGGCCTGGGGCTGCGGGCCTTCTGCGGCGGAGAGGCCATGTCCCGCCCGCTCGCCCGCGCGCTCGGAGAAGTGGCCGGGAGCGTCTGGAACCTGTACGGCCCCACCGAGACGACCATCTGGTCCGCGGTGGAGCGCCTCCAGGACGAGGAGGCCGACCCGTCACTCGGACACGCCATCGACAACACGGAGTTGTACGTCCTCGATACGGGCGGACGCCCGGTGCCGGTGGGCGTCGCCGGCGAGCTGTTCATTGGCGGAGAGGGCGTGGCCCGGGGCTACCTTGGCCAGCCAGCGCTCACGGCGGAGCGCTTCGTTCCGGATCCCTTCTCGGCCAGGCTGGGGGCGCGCCTGTACCGCACTGGCGATCTCGTCCGCTGGCGGGAGGGCGGGGGGCTCGAGTTCCTTGGGCGCATCGACCATCAGGTGAAGGTGCGTGGTCACCGCATCGAGCTGGCGGAGATCGAGACGACGCTCGCAGGGCATCCGGCGGTGGAGCAGGCGGTGGTCGTTGCCCGGGTGCACGCGGCAGAGGATGTGCGGCTGGTGGCCTACTTCATCCCGCGGACGGGTCAGGACGGGAGGAATGTGCAGGCGCTGCGCCAGTGGCTCTCGGAGCGGTTGCCTGGGCCCATGGTGCCGACCGTGTTCGTCCCGCTGGCCTGCTTCCCGTTGACGCCGAACGGCAAGGTTGATCGCCGCGCATTGCCAGCTCCGGATTGGGGGGCCGCGCCACGGGGAGCGGGGGCGTTCGTCCCGCCGCGGAGCGCCACCGAGCGCGCCGTGGCGGAGCTCTGGCGCGAGCTGCTGGGAGGGAGTGCGGTCTCCGGCGTGTTCGACAGTTTCTTCACGGTGGGCGGACACTCGTTGCTGGCGGTCCGGTTCGCCATGCGGGCGCGCACGACCTTCAGGGTCGAGCTGTCGCTTCAGGCGCTGCTCGAACAGCCGACCATCGCGGGGATGGCAGCGGTCATCGACGCGGCGTTGGAGCGCTCGCCAGTTCCGAGGGGGGAGGCGGAGGTGGATCCGATGGCCGACGCCGTGCTGCCACCCGGGCTCGAACCTCGTGGCACGTTGCCCGCGCGGCCTCGCCCCCCTCGGCACCTCCTGCTGACTGGCGCGACCGGCTTCGTGGGGGCCTTCCTGTTGAAGGAGCTGCTGGATCGGCTGCCCGCGCGCATCCACTGCCTCATCCGCGCGGCTGGGCGCGAGGAGGCGGGGGCCAGGCTGGAACGAAAGCTCCGCGCCTATGGGCTCTGGGAGGAGCGCTTTCGGGAGCGGATTGAACCTGTCCCGGGAGATCTGGCGGAGCCCGGGCTGGGGCTCTCGTCCGCGCAGCTCGAAGCACTTGCCGGGCGGGTCGACGCCATCTACCACTGCGGCGCGGTGGTGAGCTTCCTCTACCCGTACCGGGAGATGAGGGCGCCCAACGTGCAAGCGACGCAGGCGCTTCTGGAGCTTGCGTGCCGGGGCCGCCCGAAGGTGTTCCACCACGTGTCCACGCTGTCCGTCTTCCCGCCGCATCTTCGCCAGGGAGGGGGCCTGCTCGCGGAGGATGATGCCATCGAGGGGGCGACGGGTTTCCGCACCGGTTATGCCCAGAGCAAATGGGTGGCGGAGCGGTTGGTGGCGCAGGCCCGTAGCCGGGGCATGCAGGTCGCCATCTACCGTTTGGGCAACGTGACTGGCCACAGCCAGACGGGCGTCTGGAATACCACCGACTTCGTCACCCGGAGCCTGAAGAGCTTCATCCAGCTCGGCAGCATGCCGGTGTTGGATGGCACGCTGGATCTGCTACCGGTGGATTTCGTGGCGAAGGCGATCGTGCACCTCTCGCGAGAGCCCCAGTCCTTCGGGAGGACGTTCCATCTGAGCCACCCACTCCCGGTGTCGGCCGGGTTGCTGCGGGGGTGGCTGGAGACGTTGGGCTATTCGCTGCGGAGTTTGTCGCAGACCGAGTGGCTCGATGAGTTGCGGCGGGAGACCGAGCGCCGGGACCACAACGCGCTCTTCGCGCTCGCTCCGCTGATTGGAGCGCGGGAGGCGCCGGGCGGCGCGGGGCCCCTGCAACTGTTTTCATCCTGGGGGCGCGTGGATCACCGGAACACGCGCGCGGGATTGGAGGGCAGTGGCATCGAATGCCCGCGGGTGGACGAGTCCCTTTTCCGCACCTACTTCAAGTACTTCGTCGAGAGCGGCTTCCTCCGCGCGCCTGGAGCACAAGCCCCGGCCCACGCCGGCCGGGGCTTTACCGCCTAG